A stretch of Homo sapiens chromosome 12, GRCh38.p14 Primary Assembly DNA encodes these proteins:
- the ATP23 gene encoding mitochondrial inner membrane protease ATP23 homolog isoform X1 produces MFYGIISIEFELEWILCTTSLFYSAVNKDRHFSCEDCNGNVSGGFDASTSQIVLCQNNIHNQAHMNRVVTHELIHAFDHCRAHVDWFTNIRHLACSEVRAANLSGDCSLVNEIFRLHFGLKQHHQTCVRDRATLSILAVRNISKEVAKKAVDEVFESCFNDHEPFGRIPHNKTYARYAHRDFENRDRYYSNI; encoded by the exons ATGTTTTATGGAATCATATCTATAGAATTTGAACTAGAATGGATTTTGTGTACAACCtccttattttacag tGCTGTTAACAAAGATAGACACTTTTCTTGCGAAGACTGTAATGGAAATGTCAGTGGAGGTTTTGATGCTTCAACATCTCAG ATAGTTTTGTGCCAGAATAATATCCATAATCAGGCCCATATGAACAGAGTGGTCACACACGAGCTTATTCATGCATTTGATCATTGTCGTGCCCATGTCGACTGGTTCACCAACATCAGACATTTGGCGTGCTCAGAG GTTCGAGCTGCTAACCTTAGTGGAGACTGCTCACTTGTCAATGAAATATTCAGGTTACATTTTGGATTAAAACAACACCACCAG acTTGTGTGCGAGACAGAGCCACTCTTTCTATCCTGGCTGTTAGGAATATCAGCAAAGAAGTAGCTAAAAAGGCTGTTGATGAAGTTTTTGAATCTTGTTTCAATGACCATGAACCTTTTGGAAGGATCCCACATAACAAGACTTATGCAAGATATGCTCACAGAGACTTTGAAAACCGTGATCGGTATTATTCAAATATATGA
- the ATP23 gene encoding mitochondrial inner membrane protease ATP23 homolog isoform c (isoform c is encoded by transcript variant 4), whose amino-acid sequence MNRVVTHELIHAFDHCRAHVDWFTNIRHLACSEVRAANLSGDCSLVNEIFRLHFGLKQHHQTCVRDRATLSILAVRNISKEVAKKAVDEVFESCFNDHEPFGRIPHNKTYARYAHRDFENRDRYYSNI is encoded by the exons ATGAACAGAGTGGTCACACACGAGCTTATTCATGCATTTGATCATTGTCGTGCCCATGTCGACTGGTTCACCAACATCAGACATTTGGCGTGCTCAGAG GTTCGAGCTGCTAACCTTAGTGGAGACTGCTCACTTGTCAATGAAATATTCAGGTTACATTTTGGATTAAAACAACACCACCAG acTTGTGTGCGAGACAGAGCCACTCTTTCTATCCTGGCTGTTAGGAATATCAGCAAAGAAGTAGCTAAAAAGGCTGTTGATGAAGTTTTTGAATCTTGTTTCAATGACCATGAACCTTTTGGAAGGATCCCACATAACAAGACTTATGCAAGATATGCTCACAGAGACTTTGAAAACCGTGATCGGTATTATTCAAATATATGA
- the ATP23 gene encoding mitochondrial inner membrane protease ATP23 homolog isoform X2, giving the protein MKHSGCAVNKDRHFSCEDCNGNVSGGFDASTSQIVLCQNNIHNQAHMNRVVTHELIHAFDHCRAHVDWFTNIRHLACSEVRAANLSGDCSLVNEIFRLHFGLKQHHQTCVRDRATLSILAVRNISKEVAKKAVDEVFESCFNDHEPFGRIPHNKTYARYAHRDFENRDRYYSNI; this is encoded by the exons ATGAAACACTCAGGTTG tGCTGTTAACAAAGATAGACACTTTTCTTGCGAAGACTGTAATGGAAATGTCAGTGGAGGTTTTGATGCTTCAACATCTCAG ATAGTTTTGTGCCAGAATAATATCCATAATCAGGCCCATATGAACAGAGTGGTCACACACGAGCTTATTCATGCATTTGATCATTGTCGTGCCCATGTCGACTGGTTCACCAACATCAGACATTTGGCGTGCTCAGAG GTTCGAGCTGCTAACCTTAGTGGAGACTGCTCACTTGTCAATGAAATATTCAGGTTACATTTTGGATTAAAACAACACCACCAG acTTGTGTGCGAGACAGAGCCACTCTTTCTATCCTGGCTGTTAGGAATATCAGCAAAGAAGTAGCTAAAAAGGCTGTTGATGAAGTTTTTGAATCTTGTTTCAATGACCATGAACCTTTTGGAAGGATCCCACATAACAAGACTTATGCAAGATATGCTCACAGAGACTTTGAAAACCGTGATCGGTATTATTCAAATATATGA
- the ATP23 gene encoding mitochondrial inner membrane protease ATP23 homolog isoform a (isoform a is encoded by transcript variant 1) codes for MAGAPDERRRGPAAGEQLQQQHVSCQVFPERLAQGNPQQGFFSSFFTSNQKCQLRLLKTLETNPYVKLLLDAMKHSGCAVNKDRHFSCEDCNGNVSGGFDASTSQIVLCQNNIHNQAHMNRVVTHELIHAFDHCRAHVDWFTNIRHLACSEVRAANLSGDCSLVNEIFRLHFGLKQHHQTCVRDRATLSILAVRNISKEVAKKAVDEVFESCFNDHEPFGRIPHNKTYARYAHRDFENRDRYYSNI; via the exons ATGGCGGGAGCTCCGGACGAGCGCCGGCGGGGCCCCGCGGCAGGGGAGCAGCTGCAGCAGCAACACGTCTCTTGCCAGGTCTTCCCCGAGCGTCTGGCCCAGGGGAATCCCCAGCAAGGGTTCTTCTCCAGCTTCTTCACCAGCAACCAGAAGTGCCAGCTTAGGCTCCTGAAGACGCTGGAGACAA ATCCATATGTCAAACTTCTGCTTGATGCTATGAAACACTCAGGTTG tGCTGTTAACAAAGATAGACACTTTTCTTGCGAAGACTGTAATGGAAATGTCAGTGGAGGTTTTGATGCTTCAACATCTCAG ATAGTTTTGTGCCAGAATAATATCCATAATCAGGCCCATATGAACAGAGTGGTCACACACGAGCTTATTCATGCATTTGATCATTGTCGTGCCCATGTCGACTGGTTCACCAACATCAGACATTTGGCGTGCTCAGAG GTTCGAGCTGCTAACCTTAGTGGAGACTGCTCACTTGTCAATGAAATATTCAGGTTACATTTTGGATTAAAACAACACCACCAG acTTGTGTGCGAGACAGAGCCACTCTTTCTATCCTGGCTGTTAGGAATATCAGCAAAGAAGTAGCTAAAAAGGCTGTTGATGAAGTTTTTGAATCTTGTTTCAATGACCATGAACCTTTTGGAAGGATCCCACATAACAAGACTTATGCAAGATATGCTCACAGAGACTTTGAAAACCGTGATCGGTATTATTCAAATATATGA
- the ATP23 gene encoding mitochondrial inner membrane protease ATP23 homolog isoform b (isoform b is encoded by transcript variant 2) yields MTWRLWFHRMDPYVKLLLDAMKHSGCAVNKDRHFSCEDCNGNVSGGFDASTSQIVLCQNNIHNQAHMNRVVTHELIHAFDHCRAHVDWFTNIRHLACSEVRAANLSGDCSLVNEIFRLHFGLKQHHQTCVRDRATLSILAVRNISKEVAKKAVDEVFESCFNDHEPFGRIPHNKTYARYAHRDFENRDRYYSNI; encoded by the exons ATGACCTGGAGGCTGTGGTTCCACAGAATGG ATCCATATGTCAAACTTCTGCTTGATGCTATGAAACACTCAGGTTG tGCTGTTAACAAAGATAGACACTTTTCTTGCGAAGACTGTAATGGAAATGTCAGTGGAGGTTTTGATGCTTCAACATCTCAG ATAGTTTTGTGCCAGAATAATATCCATAATCAGGCCCATATGAACAGAGTGGTCACACACGAGCTTATTCATGCATTTGATCATTGTCGTGCCCATGTCGACTGGTTCACCAACATCAGACATTTGGCGTGCTCAGAG GTTCGAGCTGCTAACCTTAGTGGAGACTGCTCACTTGTCAATGAAATATTCAGGTTACATTTTGGATTAAAACAACACCACCAG acTTGTGTGCGAGACAGAGCCACTCTTTCTATCCTGGCTGTTAGGAATATCAGCAAAGAAGTAGCTAAAAAGGCTGTTGATGAAGTTTTTGAATCTTGTTTCAATGACCATGAACCTTTTGGAAGGATCCCACATAACAAGACTTATGCAAGATATGCTCACAGAGACTTTGAAAACCGTGATCGGTATTATTCAAATATATGA